The following are encoded together in the Anaerostipes caccae L1-92 genome:
- a CDS encoding dihydroorotate dehydrogenase electron transfer subunit has translation MGKQNIKAEILSQKKLSADIFDMTLNVGDMAREAVPGQFVSVYVNDGSKLLPRPVSICGIDREQGTIRLVYRIAGRGTELLSTYEAGTRINVLGPLGNGFTMKKEKAILIGGGIGIPPMLELAKQLGCEKNIVLGYRDQDTFLKEEFEPYGDVYVSTEDGSVGTKGNVIDAVREQAVQGAVIYACGPTPMLKGVKAYAAEMGLEAQISLEERMACGIGACLACVCKSKEVDGHTHVHNKRVCKDGPVFDAKEVEL, from the coding sequence ATGGGAAAACAGAACATAAAGGCTGAGATTCTCAGCCAGAAGAAGCTTTCCGCAGATATTTTTGACATGACGCTGAATGTTGGAGATATGGCCAGGGAGGCTGTGCCAGGGCAGTTCGTATCTGTCTACGTCAACGACGGAAGCAAACTTTTGCCGAGACCGGTCAGTATCTGTGGTATTGACAGAGAACAGGGCACAATCAGGCTTGTATACCGGATTGCGGGCAGGGGAACGGAACTTTTAAGTACCTATGAAGCAGGAACCCGGATAAACGTGCTGGGTCCCCTGGGCAATGGATTTACAATGAAAAAAGAAAAAGCGATCTTGATCGGCGGAGGCATTGGAATTCCTCCGATGCTGGAACTTGCAAAACAGCTGGGCTGTGAGAAAAACATCGTGCTTGGCTATCGGGATCAGGATACTTTTTTAAAGGAAGAATTTGAGCCATACGGCGATGTCTATGTCTCAACAGAAGACGGTTCTGTGGGGACAAAAGGAAATGTGATTGATGCCGTCAGAGAACAGGCGGTACAGGGTGCTGTCATTTATGCCTGCGGACCGACACCTATGTTAAAAGGTGTCAAAGCTTATGCGGCGGAAATGGGGCTGGAAGCCCAGATTTCTCTGGAAGAGCGAATGGCATGCGGCATCGGTGCGTGTCTTGCGTGTGTCTGCAAATCAAAAGAAGTGGATGGGCATACCCATGTCCATAATAAGCGGGTCTGCAAGGATGGGCCTGTATTTGACGCAAAGGAGGTAGAACTCTGA
- a CDS encoding CBS domain-containing protein: MNILFFLTPKEDVSYLPEDYTLRQALEKMKYHGYSAVPILTGDGKYVGTVTEGDLLWAMTDDAGFDLEKAELIFLKDMKRRRDNRPVTINTDMDDLVDVIKDQNFVPVIDDEQRFIGIVTRKDVIGFYYREYQKAEYKEEHDGTV; the protein is encoded by the coding sequence ATGAATATATTATTTTTCTTGACGCCGAAGGAAGATGTATCATATCTGCCGGAAGATTATACTTTGAGACAGGCGCTGGAGAAAATGAAATACCATGGGTACTCGGCAGTTCCTATATTGACCGGCGACGGAAAGTATGTGGGAACCGTGACGGAGGGGGACCTTCTATGGGCAATGACGGATGATGCCGGATTTGACCTTGAGAAGGCAGAACTGATCTTTTTAAAAGATATGAAGCGCAGAAGGGACAACAGGCCCGTGACAATCAATACAGATATGGATGACCTGGTGGATGTGATCAAAGACCAGAATTTTGTTCCGGTCATCGACGATGAACAGAGGTTTATCGGGATCGTCACAAGAAAAGATGTGATCGGGTTTTATTACAGAGAATATCAGAAGGCTGAATATAAGGAGGAACATGATGGAACAGTATAA
- the pyrE gene encoding orotate phosphoribosyltransferase, translating to MEQYKKEFIEFMIDCNVLKFGDFVTKSGRNTPFFVNTGFYRTGAQLKKLGTYYAKAIEAKFGFDFDVLFGPAYKGIPLSVAAAIAISETYGKDIKYCANRKEVKDHGDTGILLGSPIEDGDKVVIIEDVTTAGTSIQETLPIVKAQGDVDVLGLVVSVDRMERGQGTKSALEEIRENYGLETTAIVTMQEVVEHLYNKPYNGKVIIDDTLKAAIDAYYEKYGVQ from the coding sequence ATGGAACAGTATAAAAAAGAGTTTATTGAATTTATGATCGACTGCAACGTTTTGAAATTCGGAGATTTTGTGACCAAAAGCGGAAGAAACACGCCGTTCTTTGTAAATACGGGATTTTACCGGACCGGTGCCCAGTTAAAGAAGCTTGGAACTTATTATGCAAAGGCCATTGAGGCGAAATTCGGATTTGACTTTGATGTCTTGTTCGGACCCGCATACAAGGGAATCCCGCTGAGTGTAGCCGCCGCCATTGCAATCTCTGAAACCTATGGGAAGGATATCAAATACTGTGCAAACCGCAAGGAAGTAAAAGATCACGGGGACACAGGAATCCTGCTTGGAAGTCCGATCGAAGACGGAGATAAGGTCGTGATCATTGAAGACGTGACCACAGCCGGAACCTCCATCCAGGAAACACTTCCGATCGTGAAAGCCCAGGGTGATGTGGATGTATTGGGGCTCGTGGTTTCTGTGGACCGGATGGAACGGGGACAGGGAACAAAGAGCGCCCTGGAAGAGATCCGTGAAAATTACGGGCTGGAAACTACGGCCATCGTAACGATGCAGGAAGTGGTGGAACACTTGTATAATAAACCTTATAATGGAAAAGTTATTATCGACGATACATTAAAGGCAGCTATTGACGCATACTATGAGAAGTATGGCGTTCAATAA
- a CDS encoding sensor histidine kinase has product MKRKIFLNMSYIALITVVCTTVFLSAVAYGRYMSQVKEGIQNEAGYMAESLNQHENQSLDAYKDITISRITLIAADGKVLYDSTGKEKSMSNHRNRKEFKEAAKNGAGESTRISKTLKKQTYYYAVKLSDGSVLRLSRETQTIFNQVEGVLPVLILMMAVVFVLALALSRLLTGRIIEPINRINLEHPEDENTYDELSPLLVRIHRQNEAIKEKIREIKEKQIEFTTITENMSEGFLILNDKSVVLSYNTSALRILDIREDQCSNQNVLSINRSHEFRRAVEAALNGEAFEEVMEFRERKYLLMANPVTVSGAVKGAVLMMIDVTEKEEREELRKEFSANVSHELKTPLTTISGYAELMKDGLVKQEDVGRFSEKIYTEARRLISMIEGIIKLSRLDENQIIQEKEEVDLYQLALEIKNSLSMKAAEEGIDIQVLGSPCKVSGVRQILYEMLYNLMENAVKYNDRGGHVFVTAAVMEGRAAVIVEDDGIGIPPEDADRIFERFYRGDKSHSSEREGTGLGLSIVKHGAKYHGAKIEVESEVGRGTKIAVIF; this is encoded by the coding sequence ATGAAGCGTAAGATATTTCTGAATATGAGCTACATTGCCCTGATCACGGTGGTGTGCACTACGGTATTTTTATCTGCGGTCGCTTACGGAAGATATATGTCCCAGGTAAAAGAGGGAATTCAGAACGAGGCCGGATATATGGCGGAGTCCCTGAACCAGCATGAGAACCAGAGTCTGGATGCATACAAAGATATCACGATCAGCAGGATCACGCTGATCGCTGCGGACGGGAAAGTCCTGTATGACAGTACGGGAAAAGAAAAGTCCATGAGCAATCACAGAAATAGAAAAGAGTTCAAAGAAGCGGCAAAAAATGGGGCCGGCGAGAGTACAAGGATTTCTAAGACCCTCAAAAAACAAACGTATTACTATGCTGTAAAGCTTTCGGACGGCAGTGTCTTACGGCTCAGCCGGGAGACTCAGACTATTTTTAATCAGGTGGAGGGCGTACTGCCTGTTCTGATTTTAATGATGGCAGTGGTTTTTGTTTTGGCGCTGGCCCTTTCAAGACTCCTCACCGGAAGGATTATTGAGCCGATCAACCGGATCAACCTGGAGCATCCGGAAGATGAAAATACCTATGACGAGCTGTCACCTCTGCTGGTGAGGATTCACCGGCAGAATGAAGCGATCAAAGAAAAGATCAGAGAGATCAAGGAAAAGCAGATCGAGTTTACGACGATTACAGAAAATATGAGCGAAGGCTTTCTGATCCTCAATGATAAATCTGTGGTGCTTTCTTACAATACGAGTGCTCTTCGGATTCTTGACATCAGGGAAGATCAGTGCAGCAACCAGAATGTATTGTCCATTAACCGCAGCCATGAATTCCGCAGGGCGGTGGAGGCAGCTTTGAATGGTGAGGCTTTTGAGGAAGTGATGGAATTTCGCGAGCGCAAGTACCTGCTGATGGCCAATCCGGTGACGGTATCAGGCGCAGTGAAAGGAGCGGTGCTGATGATGATTGATGTGACAGAAAAAGAAGAAAGAGAAGAACTGAGAAAAGAATTTTCTGCCAATGTATCTCATGAGCTGAAGACTCCGCTGACGACGATTTCGGGATATGCGGAGCTTATGAAAGACGGACTCGTAAAGCAGGAGGATGTAGGCCGGTTCTCGGAAAAGATTTACACAGAGGCCAGAAGGCTCATTTCCATGATAGAGGGTATCATCAAACTGTCCAGACTGGATGAAAATCAGATTATACAGGAAAAAGAAGAGGTTGATCTGTATCAGCTGGCTTTGGAGATCAAAAACTCTCTTTCTATGAAAGCGGCAGAGGAAGGAATTGACATTCAGGTTCTCGGCTCACCGTGTAAAGTCTCAGGGGTACGCCAGATCTTATACGAAATGCTGTATAATCTCATGGAAAATGCAGTTAAGTACAATGACAGGGGAGGTCATGTGTTTGTAACCGCCGCTGTCATGGAAGGGCGGGCTGCCGTGATTGTAGAAGATGACGGTATCGGCATTCCGCCGGAAGATGCGGACCGTATTTTTGAGCGGTTTTACCGGGGAGACAAAAGCCATTCCAGTGAGCGGGAAGGCACAGGCCTGGGGCTTTCTATCGTAAAACACGGAGCTAAATACCACGGCGCAAAGATCGAAGTGGAAAGTGAAGTGGGCAGGGGAACAAAAATTGCAGTTATTTTTTAG
- the pyrF gene encoding orotidine-5'-phosphate decarboxylase, whose translation MINELVKKIKQLDAPIVVGLDPMLDYVPDQIKKKAFDEFGETLKGAGEAVWQYNKGIIDTTYDLIPAVKPQIAMYEQFGVEGLIAFQKTCEYAKEKGLVVIGDIKRGDIGSTSAAYAVGHAGAVQVGSKKYRGFDEDFLTVNPYLGSDGILPFIDVCKEEKKGLFILVKTSNPSSGEFQDQLVDGKPLYELVAEKVAVWGESHMGDDYSYIGAVVGATYPKIGEVLRKIMPKNYILVPGYGAQGGKAEDLKPFFNEDGLGAIINSSRGIICAYKQEQYSSFGAENYADASRQAVLDMKEDLKKAFVK comes from the coding sequence ATGATCAATGAATTAGTAAAAAAAATAAAACAGCTGGATGCACCGATCGTGGTGGGACTGGACCCGATGCTTGATTATGTGCCTGACCAGATAAAGAAGAAAGCATTTGACGAATTCGGTGAAACTTTGAAGGGTGCCGGGGAAGCAGTCTGGCAGTATAATAAAGGAATTATTGACACTACATACGATCTGATTCCGGCGGTTAAGCCTCAGATCGCCATGTACGAGCAGTTCGGAGTGGAAGGCCTGATCGCCTTTCAAAAGACTTGTGAATATGCAAAGGAAAAGGGACTTGTGGTGATCGGCGATATTAAGAGGGGCGATATCGGCTCCACATCAGCGGCCTATGCGGTGGGACATGCCGGAGCAGTACAGGTGGGCAGCAAAAAATACCGCGGATTCGATGAGGATTTTCTGACGGTAAATCCATACCTTGGCAGTGACGGTATTCTGCCTTTTATTGATGTATGCAAAGAGGAGAAGAAGGGTCTGTTCATTCTGGTCAAGACGTCCAATCCTTCCAGCGGAGAATTTCAGGATCAGCTTGTAGATGGAAAACCGTTATACGAACTGGTGGCAGAGAAAGTGGCTGTGTGGGGCGAAAGCCATATGGGAGACGATTACAGCTATATCGGAGCCGTCGTAGGGGCAACTTATCCGAAAATAGGAGAAGTCTTAAGAAAAATCATGCCGAAAAATTACATTCTGGTTCCGGGATACGGTGCGCAGGGAGGGAAAGCAGAGGACTTAAAACCGTTCTTTAATGAGGACGGGCTGGGAGCCATCATCAATTCTTCCAGAGGCATCATCTGTGCGTACAAACAGGAACAGTACAGCAGCTTTGGGGCTGAGAATTATGCAGATGCATCCAGACAGGCGGTGCTGGACATGAAAGAAGATCTGAAAAAAGCATTTGTAAAATAA
- a CDS encoding winged helix-turn-helix domain-containing protein, with translation MIYIVEDDANIRELVIYTLQSTGFDAGGYESGISFFKDLSAGKIPELVLLDIMLPGEDGISILRKIRSNPETKHIPVIMMTAKGAEYDKVLGLDSGADDYITKPFGMMELVSRIKAVLRRVKKEEPTEELSAGNLYIHVGKHKVLADGEKVELTYKEFRLLCMLMESKGNVLTRDQLLTNIWGYDFDGETRTVDVHIRTLRQKLGECGSMIETVRGIGYRIGGNE, from the coding sequence GTGATTTATATTGTCGAGGACGATGCGAACATACGGGAACTTGTCATTTATACTCTTCAGAGTACAGGATTTGATGCGGGGGGATATGAAAGCGGCATCAGCTTTTTTAAAGATCTTTCGGCTGGAAAGATTCCTGAACTGGTGCTTCTGGACATTATGCTTCCTGGGGAAGACGGCATTAGTATTTTAAGGAAGATCAGGAGCAATCCTGAGACAAAGCATATCCCGGTGATCATGATGACGGCGAAGGGCGCCGAGTATGACAAGGTGCTGGGCTTAGACAGCGGAGCGGACGATTATATTACAAAACCTTTCGGCATGATGGAACTGGTATCCCGGATCAAAGCGGTTTTAAGGCGGGTAAAAAAAGAGGAGCCGACGGAAGAACTTTCGGCAGGAAATCTCTATATCCATGTGGGAAAGCATAAGGTGCTGGCAGACGGTGAAAAGGTGGAGCTGACCTACAAAGAGTTCCGCCTGCTCTGTATGCTGATGGAGAGCAAAGGCAATGTGCTCACCAGAGACCAGCTTCTCACAAATATTTGGGGTTATGATTTTGATGGCGAGACCCGGACGGTGGATGTCCATATCCGTACCCTGCGCCAGAAGCTGGGAGAATGCGGATCTATGATCGAGACTGTGAGAGGGATCGGTTACCGCATTGGAGGAAATGAATGA
- a CDS encoding dihydroorotate dehydrogenase → MNLGVEIAGVSLKNPVTTGSGTFGSGEEYSEFVDLSSLGAVTTKGVANVPWPGNPTPRVAETYGGMLNAVGLQNPGVDVMIKRDLPFLKEAGATVIVNVCGKTTEDYLEVVERLSDQPADLLEINVSCPNVKEGGIAFGQDPKALYEITKAVKAKAKQPIIMKLSPNVTDIKEMAKAAEAAGSDALSLINTLTGMKIDIEKRDFLLANKTGGLSGPAIKPVAVRMVYEVCSTVKIPVIGMGGILTAEDALEFIMAGAAAVAVGTANFTDPCATVKVIEGIKSYMERHNIEDIRELIGCVK, encoded by the coding sequence ATGAATTTGGGAGTAGAGATCGCAGGAGTTTCTTTAAAGAATCCGGTGACCACAGGCTCCGGGACTTTCGGTTCCGGGGAGGAATACAGTGAATTTGTCGATCTGTCCAGCCTTGGAGCGGTGACGACAAAAGGTGTTGCCAATGTGCCCTGGCCGGGCAATCCGACGCCGAGAGTTGCTGAGACCTACGGAGGTATGCTCAATGCGGTAGGACTTCAGAATCCGGGTGTTGACGTGATGATTAAGAGAGATCTGCCGTTTTTAAAGGAGGCAGGAGCCACTGTGATCGTCAATGTCTGCGGAAAAACTACCGAGGATTATCTTGAGGTAGTGGAACGGCTGTCTGACCAGCCCGCAGATCTTCTGGAGATCAATGTTTCCTGCCCGAATGTGAAAGAGGGAGGCATTGCTTTCGGTCAGGATCCAAAAGCATTGTACGAGATTACAAAAGCAGTAAAGGCAAAGGCAAAGCAGCCGATTATCATGAAACTGAGTCCCAATGTGACAGATATTAAAGAAATGGCAAAGGCCGCAGAGGCTGCGGGAAGTGATGCGCTGTCTCTGATTAATACTCTGACCGGAATGAAAATTGATATTGAGAAGAGGGATTTTCTTCTGGCAAATAAAACAGGGGGACTCTCAGGGCCGGCCATCAAGCCGGTGGCAGTGCGAATGGTATATGAGGTGTGCAGTACGGTGAAGATTCCGGTGATCGGAATGGGAGGAATCCTTACTGCAGAGGATGCCCTGGAGTTTATCATGGCCGGAGCCGCTGCGGTAGCTGTAGGAACAGCGAATTTTACGGATCCGTGCGCGACTGTCAAAGTGATTGAGGGGATAAAGTCTTACATGGAACGCCATAACATAGAAGATATCCGGGAATTGATCGGATGTGTAAAGTAA